The genomic interval AAGgttgccgtcatttgcgatctctacaagttgatcctcctgttgcacagacaagctcgaatcactcggtttattcacaaacgggtcacgaatccactccttcgcagttcgtgggtcttcgaggttgtaggcttatcttctggctcgtcaggtgccctttttgccgtaaaaaatatctccaaagacgtctgttttccagtcatctttgctcctgtgggggctaattatttccggggacAAATGTGCTCCGCCCGCGGCCTagaaatacgttattatcgaggacaaatgCACAAAGATATAttacacaaaacaagatgttctgctgcagtccaatcaatggatttctatgacgacattctaatctatcctgtagtattatatctagagtagacagtgatattggtgtgttaagcaggggcacagggttaattcggccagaatgcggccgttaataaattattatttctgcgcggcccggtagcaaatgcgccacggacaggtaccggtccgcggcccggcagatggggacccctggcctaGCCCATCTACAGACCTTAACCCaacagaaaacctttggagggatcTCAAACTCAGTGTTcctcagcgacagcccagaaacctgactgatgggtggggaagatccctcctgcagtgtttGCAAACAAACACTGCCAAAAAAAACCTACAGGAAATATTTGACCtccgtaattgcaaacaaaggctactgtaccaaatattaaaatttgttttctgaagtgttcaaatacttatttgcagctgtatcacgcaaataaatcattaaaataGTCAtatattgtgatttctggattcttctttttagattatctctctcatagtggacatgcacctacaaggaaaatttcaaacccctccatgatttctaagtggtagaacttgcaaagtagcagggtgttcaaatacttattttattcacagtatatgtatatatttttgcattgagATATCCTTATATCTTTGGATTATTTCGCTGCTTGTAGCCAGTGTTGCCAATGCCCCATTAAGGAAAGTAGCTACGGGCTGTCCTAAAAGTCGCTAGATGACGTCATCGCCTAATTTACATAAACGGCAATTTGCATGTAATTGTAATGGACGCTGGAGGAGAGAAGATTTACACACAAAAAACGAGCAAAAAAACCCATCAGAAAAAGTCGCTAGATTTgtcgtgagaaaaaaaaaaaaaagtcgacaAAAGGCTTTGGAAAATCCCCAGATTTAGCGAGAAAGTCGCCATATTGGCAACACTGCTTGTAGCTCttatcaaatccatttcaaactGGGAACGTTGGCAttaagtgatcatgtttcactgccattgacggcgatagacaccCGATCCAATTTGACTGACTGGCTGGCAGCAATTacccctctcagtcaaaacgGTTTTGGCGTCTTTCACTGTCAATAGGAGCCGATGAGTTAATAATTAGCCGATTCGAGTTCTGTTTCACAAATCAGAATGAAATGATTTCAAGTTGGCCCTTACAtccttttacatttttgaaCGTGACCCTCagagaaaaaaagtttcaacATCACTGTTCTAAAACAAGCAATATGTTTCATATTTAGAGTGTggtctttttgttcatttcattaaataaaaggtttctaaTATTATATACTGCATGCCAATACACTACTCAGATTGGAATGTAATGAAGGCAATAGTTCAGTTTTCAGACGAGTCAGTCTCCTCTGTCGAGCCATCGCTCTCAACCTCCATCTTCCTCCTGTGGTGGATGTTCCTTCTGGGGGACGCCTTTCTCTGCACCTCCTTTAGCATCCCCACTGCACTGCCACTGCTATTGCTACTGGGGCTGACGGAGATCTGGGCGATGCTGCAGCGAGAAAGGGAAAACATGGCCATTTGTGAAAATAAGGCAAGAAcagaaggaggattttgaaaaagtttaaatttgAGGCAGAAAATACTGTATTGTCTGCATATCTTACAGTTTGTCCAGTTCCTGGTCCATCTCTGGGTCATTCAGTACCTCGGTCTTACTGGGCAACACTCCTGTATCCAACAAGCAAAGACAGAAGATTTCAAATTTGAGAGTTCAACTTATTTagtatttcattttttcatcTTGATTTTGAATTCGGTGTTGTATGAAGTGATAAATCTACTATAGTTCTCTTAGGTTTGTTTCCATTGTAAGGATTTGTCACAATACAGGAGTAAATGATAAAAGATTTACCTGAATCATAATGAGGAAAACCTAGAAATATACAGTCACAACATTCCATTTAATGACTACagttatttgattttttaattggaaTCTGAAATGGTGTGTAACGCAGGGTTGTCaaactataaaaaaatataaacaattctaaatctgggaaaaaaaaaaaaaaaaaagttgtgtttTTACTAAAACACAACCCAAGTAAGTGGGGCTCGTGTGAATTtggcttgcttttttttttttttttttttcctttcctttttttcttaatgtttaatctCTTGTGACCTCACTTAGCTTAATTTGGCTGCCAATGATaggaatagacatccaatccattttaactgggaggggctggaagcGATCAAATGATCGCAATCAAGTGATCGCCTCCAGCACCCTCCAAGTTGAAATAGatttgacgtctattgccgtcaatagaACTACAATATGAGCATTCACCGCCAGTCCTCACAGTTTAAAGGGACTATACGGAATTTTCAACGTTAACCTAAAAGCAGCAGTGCTGTTTCACTGAGCCTCCGgttgtcaaaaacacttttctaacccacttaaAACCATAACCTTAAAGCcattgacttcataatgatattgatgggacacacACCCcatacactgcgccacgccttcatgtagggggccgtcccacactgtgCTTCAGTCGGTCGAAATCGGTAGCAGttcttctcaaacacatgcagcgatgcaACACCGGATTAAGGttaaaaaagtatgaaagctgtaccgcatacaaatatgaaaggattgtctcaggagtgatttgtttgaggattcaaggtagttattatatttttcgtatcatgcatgcattttgaaacgttgtgaaaaaaaatcaatgggagaaattaaccgctacggcattggcatcataattcgcaatatttacgcaaaataaatgctaactgtccgtttttttgcttttgaccaagaatcaagacggttttacgttcatatctataaagaatttgataaatatgaatataaatgatttgagcatttattcacaagaattttcaacataaaaagctctttgtggtgataaggcagcgccacagtaGCTTCAagtctagcagcacattcgacatatttacgtaaaataaatgctaactgcccggtcctttgctcttttaacaaagaataagactgttttacatccatacctataaagaattcagggttttaagcatgtattcacaagaattttcgacgtagaaagctctttgtggtgataaggcagcgccacagtaGCTTCAagtctagcagcacattcgacatatttacgtaaaataaatgctaactgcccagtcctttgctcttttaacaaagaataagactgttttacatccatacctataaagaattcagggttttaagcatgtattcacaagaattttcgacgtagaaagctctttgtggtgataaggcggcgccacagtggcttaaagactagcagcacattcaacatatttacgtaaaataaatgctaactgcccagttctttgctcttttaacaaagaattgagactgttttacgtccatatctataaagaattcagggatttaaacatttagtcacaagaattttcaacgtaaaaagctctttgtctgtgtttccactcggtcagctttgacggagagaggccccctattaatcagccccgcgccccgtcaatatattatgaagtctatggattagCTACTAACTGTTTTTATATTTCTGATGCTAATTTGACTGGCCAAACACTCGTTGCTTGATGTCCGTGTTAGTACAAGGACGCGCGCCATGCACTAGCTGCAGTCACGCCTTAGGCCAGAAGTGGCAGTTGCACgttaaaaaaagtgacaaactccGTACAGCCTCTTGAAGTGAATTGGAGTTAATTTTGCGTCACTTCGTTGTAATTTAGGGTTcgatacaggtcacttcctgtacattttggataatttcttgttgattttagaacatttccgcGCCACTCCCACTTCATTGGTCACtggtgattttagggcattaccAGGTACTTCCTGTTTACtttgggtcacgtcctgttggctttggagcatttttttgggcatttctttGTTAATTCACGGATGTGACTGCGGACACTAAAGCGATCCAAGTGTAGAAGTGCGCAAATCTCTGGTTTTATGGCGCCAATGTCAAAATACAAGCATGTGATTCTggatgtacagtatgaatgagctacatCGTGCCTGCCAGTAAGAACTACTTCACGGGCCGAATTGGACCGACTGGCAGGCTGCTTCTGCCCGCAGGCGGTATGCTTGTCACTTCCGCTCTACACCAAAATAAGACAGTAAAATAACTACCCTAAATTCCggattacaagccgctacttttttccttcattttgaatcctgcggcgtatgcaatgatgctgccaatttatcaatttttataacgaccgccaggagcactcgagcataaaatgcaagcataagacacgtggaatatgtgtgtcgaggaagacgctagttggcactcttacccgtattttaactttgtgctttgtgcacgaataaaagtagcagaccctcatctttgtgcattagtagaattagcatagcctggtactccagactcaccgctgttccagctattgagtctggccaccattaagcggataaaattttcagGGCGGAGCaacccacagcaaacagacagcggagtggaccaatcagcgacgggcgggacgagggacttgcgcgcggaagtaaacatacgaggagagcggagtttattcaacatggctagcgcaagacagactgttgtcactgacttgtgtcgatgtgtttttggtcatttaaaactgattttaccgtggattggaacatattttcggctctcctgttcgccatctgtgttgtggagacgacttctgacgcggaagagtgacaccGCTCGTTAAGAgcatgtcacgcaaataaacgaatctgatttatagattgattttgtacttgcttgagagggcgttaatgggctgggtctcagactattctctcagtatttgaaaaacacacggagaacagtctggccgtgccaggcaagaattagcatacccgcatcatgctagaagaaatggatatgatgtgccgagttgaattgaaggcttggatggccagcggcgtcagatcgtttacaaaagtggtcgtatgcgaagagcaacttttgcaaaagtctgacagcgtggagcagcgtgaaaaaaaatccaccatcaccaacgggtttcgaaaagccggtctgctgcgtgatgaagaggacgacacgctaaggagtgagcttgaggagtcagctaagtgccgtgttgctggcgctgtttggaaagaaaagttaaggtattgtaacGATGACAAATAGTAACCCGttaagttaggttgcaattctttattttggaaacttgTCGAAAaacacacgactgctgcctctagcagccgacgcacacacacagacacacccgcaacaacaacgacagcacgtctcttgctcttccgcacctcccttacctgtaagtcacagtcataacccgattcgttaaaatatggtatttaaacttggaaaactgtgtatttctttataaatatttcagtttaatatgtgggcacacgcggcttataggcaggagaggcttatgtatgtacaaaatgctttttcctttaaaaatgtactgggtgaggcttgtaatccgggGCGCTCAATGGTCCGGAATTTACGGTACTTTAGGCATGGTAAAAATAAGGAAAATATTTACCGATAAATTGGTTGATGGTTTCGTGTTTAGCCAGGCTCATCAGGAAGCTGCAGTATGATACTTTGTCAGTCTCTTCTAGTGCTTCTTGTAAACAAGACCTGGGAGGGTGACTACGGATAACAAATACATGAGCATACAATTTTAGGCTAAGTCAGCAGTGACCAAAATGTGAAGTTTAACATTAGACACCGTCAATAGTCTTTTGTGGAATAAGTAATTGTTGCAGGCACACTAATGACATGCCTGACAATAAGATATGGTTCTAATGGTACTGATGAAGAATGTAGAGTTGTTGAATAAACTAAAATAGGTCTACCTGTTTTTGATGCGGTCACAGAGTGCGTCTATACACTCAGCCAGAGTGGAAGCATCCACCTCCAAATCCTGCTCTTTATTATTTTCCTCTGCGGTCAAGCAAGGAGGCTGTTCGACTGTTGTTGATGTGGGTACAATAACTGTGTTTGGACTCTTCCCAGCTAACAGATCCTGGTATATCAGCAGCACACTATCCAGGAATTCTACAAGCACATTTGGAAGTAAGGCAATCAATGTGgaatttttaaaatctttttataCTTCACTCTTTTATTCTTTCAAGAACGGTAGTGGCACAGAAAGAATTTGAGAATGTAGTTTCAATTAATGGCTATAAAGTAAAATTTGAGATTTTCTTTCACAACAGTCAACTGTGAAAGAAACAGTCACAATTCTAATGAACAGACAGATGAGCAAatgttgtagcatctacaaggacaatgctcaagtagataCATATATGAAAACAACTTTATAAAGGCCATTCATTGAGGGTGCACCTTACACTTTGATGTACTTTATAGTACGGAAATTTcagtacaagtaaaaataaaGTACATATCAAGTTAAGGTGGAAAATCATTTAAgcattctaaatgaagatgaaaTGATACCGAACAATTCAAACAATATGAAACAGTACCGACCTTGGTAGTAGAATTGCAGCTGGAAGGCGTAAAGGAAGTCCGAGAAAGACATCAAGCAGTCCAACCCGTCATCCATTGACACAATTCTATAGGTAAAAaggagttttaaataaaacagtcAAATGGCTATACTGTAGAGTGCACACATACGTACGTTACTCCGGCACAAATTGTCATTTATCAATTTCATCATGTGGACATTTGAGTTTGAATACAAATTCTTAGTACAAGTTCATACCACGAGCCAATTTGTATGCTTAAtcagtaaaacaaataaaagaagATGATTTCAAACATCGAGCCAATatctgatttaatttttttaatattctcaACTCTCGACCAAATTTGAAATCAGCTAATTGGCACACATTCCCAAAGTACACATCCTAAATGATTATTCACAACGCAtgctaaataacaaaaaatatgttATGTTGAAATGAACAGACCTGGCTGCACTCTTTACTATCTCCATTGGGAAATCAGGACACAACAACTGGAGCAGGGAGCTATAATCCAAACTGGACAGCAGATCTGAaagcaacaaaaacaaagagGAGAACAGATGAAACGATTTGTAATTTGTACGGAGGCTTTTAATGGCAAGcaaaaacattttctaaatATGACACCACCGCAAAAGCATcagtgtagaaaaaaaaaaaaaaaaaaaggagtcggAATTACAATAagtcaaacattaaaaaaaaaaaaagtggtcaaTGACCGAGTCAATGAGTATGTTATCCAAACCTACATCCTGGAGAATTGTGCAAATCTAGTATTTGTCCGCGCTAGGCATGTGGCGGTATGATATACTGACGGTATAATAACctcaagccaaaatatcacggtttcacggtattgcatgtACATCTCTaatatgtgttactttgagatatctgggttttaaaaacaaacacacaaaaaacattttttttcccaatttaacagcagttttatttttcaaaacatatcagcaaattggaacataagtataatgttaagttaaaataaaaaaatataaaaaataaataaataaataaatatacaatatatatatattctaaatgaaattaaaataaatgcagtcctttaggtgagcctaaacccactgctcaacattattacaatCAAACGAAAAATAATTTatctattttcaataaaaagtacgtgtgtgtgtgagacatATCATGTTAACATTATACactcactctctttctcaacacagacagttgccagagagaaaataacaccacgttttaccaccgctagacacac from Corythoichthys intestinalis isolate RoL2023-P3 chromosome 5, ASM3026506v1, whole genome shotgun sequence carries:
- the cstpp1 gene encoding centriolar satellite-associated tubulin polyglutamylase complex regulator 1; its protein translation is MSCSTFSADMTSGLNRFNPTVTVDEYLAESNVLFYLSDALTQLLEHKEEYTHFGVIRYFAEYFSSVKNSNHILFREFNYINATPHNRASFIRVFWRCFRQIGKSGDLLSSLDYSSLLQLLCPDFPMEIVKSAARIVSMDDGLDCLMSFSDFLYAFQLQFYYQEFLDSVLLIYQDLLAGKSPNTVIVPTSTTVEQPPCLTAEENNKEQDLEVDASTLAECIDALCDRIKNSHPPRSCLQEALEETDKVSYCSFLMSLAKHETINQFIGVLPSKTEVLNDPEMDQELDKLIAQISVSPSSNSSGSAVGMLKEVQRKASPRRNIHHRRKMEVESDGSTEETDSSEN